The DNA segment CTGGTGACCGGATTGCCGGAAGGAGTTGCCTTCCGTCAATCGCCTCTACACGGAGCTCGGAAAGAAGGGCCTGGCCGTGCTCCTGGTGAGCTTCCGCGAGGACGCGGAGCTGGTGCGGCGCACCGTCAAGGAGCGGGGCTATTCCGCGCCGGTGCTGCTCGATGCCAGCGGCGACGTGACCGGCCGGGTGTACGGGGTATTCGGGCCCCCCACCGTCCATGTGATCGATCGTGACGGTCGCCTCGTCGCGCGGATGGCGGGCCCGATGGACTGGGATAAGCCGGAGGTCCGACGCGTGATGGAATCGTTGCTGGACGCCCGCTAACCGCCATGAGCGACGCGCCGCTGATCAAGCAGCTCG comes from the Candidatus Methylomirabilota bacterium genome and includes:
- a CDS encoding TlpA disulfide reductase family protein, which produces MLAAAAHAAAAAPDWASIGAASYEPPKSAPAFTLPDLAGKPVTLADQRGRITLLFFWATWUPDCRKELPSVNRLYTELGKKGLAVLLVSFREDAELVRRTVKERGYSAPVLLDASGDVTGRVYGVFGPPTVHVIDRDGRLVARMAGPMDWDKPEVRRVMESLLDAR